A region of Oncorhynchus masou masou isolate Uvic2021 chromosome 29, UVic_Omas_1.1, whole genome shotgun sequence DNA encodes the following proteins:
- the LOC135519192 gene encoding zinc finger protein 654-like isoform X2 — MAEGESDLETDRLELELETLYIYSNDNCSVQSKEYCSEFCKLVEVHTGRWQVPLPQLKVLRTALTCFTRATVAYPDDCQHVNYALSSLALSFFELMLFFGKEEFLEAPLRDILASFQACHRRLLRHRNVYLLQVRQIIKDGGPWERPALQSILKDTALTQTEVEKYLSSEKPMFFELRVRYLQACERVQEAMALAKCCLEHPEVWRHLFFHQAYLTCLCKASLHQHLHEEMAEIDGRDAVEIICNAESQEKDELLLSLCKAFLSQRLHNGDMYYIWDLVFLWSRLYLRAHPSKQGFLSECRQLMLSAINASAIFPFIKVITAEMGSEGVPLCVELCATALQTDLQSDPVTRCLLCKTMAFLLPRDLEVCRLCALLVFCLERSMEAYKTMYLLYTYPDEEPHPQHTHVRTNIRFYILQVLKEGLFFDPEFWNLLTLRTHCLELMTDKATRDALNELKEEEELEEVEEEWIPSYWMEEETCRIHTDASHLHPHTNTALESSDTVGQEPEEVLNGDAPESQTEDFPVRRRRRKRRWRRRKCRSDIEYADDPDIKYSLIHNLSSESSTKLPANRQREYLARHVKNKILKRRSRKPRWLLLEMTRQTENISPGGMREKRREGMRGEDKRQGGEGKERGHEKENKREMRQGMESKRPYRRTIFGMELSFPENEVPVDREVVESHLEPSVRIKQQHSESEKYVNMGLPNGVYGERPFKYKPESDVETSAVETSAVETSAVGTSAVGTSAVGTSAVGTSAVETLAVETSAVETSGVETSAVETLKVETFEVEPSEVDPSDAKPLDSKRSVVEPSDIEPLEVEPSDVKVLEGPSEQTDPELDGPALEMEECPLKLFHIYAKLSKGTAAKELLSRESEFTVTEAGPDSNTQGEQTKPGKAPVRSKHLRFHCSHCQKLFKGGNVVRHTLAHLKLRKTRLSCVFCGKHFQRYNRAREHVLEHIEELRTSTANIKVKPTVNGETYPSKNINQASENEAKPVENVTEPSTSTDQPPKPKRVKAKPVVSKQSRIIQNLRNLIRKTQNQKCKMDMDNLKSVEVTDEQVTVKDKVVIVREVVPGKETEGGEDKESEGGEEEGKQKQYHLCPSEGCDSIFMKIGPSLLRHAVTYHMEDAAVLDKTFQWGKGKCQICQRLLLVIEHYRDHMKLHDAPLKHACLHTNCDQRFKTAQELKDHIDTHRPLQAPCGYSGCREIFFTLPSLHDHEWRHYTQPQSKDELEQGATTELSPEGEAPWKQRAKSQDVTVHGWRGQRETPTPKSRRSDPHEKCLHCNRYLWNHQHFLEHMKIHDAPLKQVCLHLNCGQRFYRTHLLWEHMDTHLPLQAPCGYSGCGLIFSRLPSLHDHEWRHYIQGQPNDELTEEQSASKEEGQTPESDTNGNDYDGPMETPGTVQGAVTTPPNHCTLKLINGHDEKDKKDKAPETAVPATTTTSPTPPSQTTTSTHPHPRILQNITEPMTMRDVDNIVSLAQVVPGGEEPVIAEHKTFKQEDPSYLTLAKAPLIRPPPSTYLTEAALSMRKRRKPSEVTSCGPGKKSKAAVKRSVVGKKEVVAEKEAPQRQRCSKCFSSFTSTEELEKHLSQNTCSSLFSFDSDDDS, encoded by the exons ATGGCGGAGGGGGAAAGTGATTTGGAAACAGACAGGCTAGAATTGGAACTGGAGACTTTATACATATACTCTAACGACAACTGTTCAGTACAAAGCAAAGAATACTGCTCCGAGTTTTGTAAG CTGGTAGAGGTGCACACAGGGAGATGGCAGGTGCCGCTGCCCCAGCTGAAGGTGCTGCGGACGGCTCTGACCTGCTTCACCAGAGCCACTGTTGCCTACCCCGATGACTGTCAGCACGTCAATTATGCTCTCAGCAGCTTGGCTTT GAGCTTCTTTGAGCTGATGTTGTTCTTCGGGAAAGAGGAGTTCCTAGAGGCCCCCCTGAGGGACATATTAGCCTCTTTTCAG GCCTGTCATCGCCGCCTGCTGAGACACAGGAACGTGTACCTGCTGCAGGTGAGGCAGATCATCAAAGATGGTGGTCCCTGGGAGAGACCCGCTCTGCAATCCATCCTGAAAGACACAGCCCTCACACAGACAGAAG tGGAAAAGTATTTGAGCTCAGAGAAGCCAATGTTCTTTGAGCTGCGTGTGCGGTACCTGCAGGCCTGTGAGCGCGTGCAGGAGGCCATGGCCCTGGCTAAGTGCTGCCTGGAGCACCCAGAGGTGTGGAGGCACCTGTTCTTCCACCAGGCCTACCTCACATGCCTGTGCAAGGCTTCACTACATCAACACCTGCACGAGGAG ATGGCTGAGATAGATGGCAGAGACGCAGTAGAGATAATCTGTAATGCAGAGAGCCAGGAGAAAGATGAGCTGCTGCTGTCTCTGTGCAAAGCCTTCCTCAGCCAACGGCTACACAACGGAGACATGTACTACATCTG GGATCTGGTGTTCTTGTGGAGCAGACTGTACCTCAGGGCCCATCCCTCTAAGCAGGGATTCCTGTCTGAGTGTCGCCAGCTGATGCTCTCCGCCATCAACGCCAGCGCCATCTTCCCCTTCATCAAAGTCATCACAGCAGAG ATGGGTAGTGAGGGAGTGCCATTGTGTGTGGAGCTTTGTGCTACAGCGTTACAGACAGACCTCCAGTCTGACCCTGTAACACGCTGTCTACTGTGTAAGACCATGGCCTTCCTGCTCCCCAGGGACCTGGAGGTATGTCGCCTCTGTGCCTTGCTGGTGTTCTGTCTGGAACGTAGCATGGAGGCCTACAAGACCATGTATCTGCTCTACACATACCCCGATGAGGAGCCACACCCCCAGCACACCCATGTCAGAACCAACATCCGCTTCTATATCCTACAG GTGCTGAAGGAAGGTCTGTTCTTTGACCCAGAGTTCTGGAATCTGCTGACCCTGAGAACCCACTGTCTGGAGCTGATGACTGACAAGGCCACGAGGGATGCTCTAAATGAgctgaaggaggaagaggagttggaagaggtggaggaggagtggataCCAAGCtactggatggaggaggagacatGCAGAATACACACAGATGCCTCCCACCTCcacccacacactaacacagCACTAGAGAGCTCTGACACTGTAGGTCAGGAACCCGAAGAGGTATTGAATGGGGATGCTCCTGAGTCACAGACAGAGGACTtccctgtgaggaggaggaggaggaagaggaggtggaggagaagaaagTGTAGGTCAGATATTGAGTATGCTGACGACCCAGACATTAAGTACTCCCTCATTCACAATCTCAGTTCTGAAAGCTCCACCAAGCTACCGGCCAATCGGCAGAGAGAATACCTGGCAAGACATGTGAAGAACAAGATCCTGAAGAGACGCAGCAGGAAACCAAGATGGCTGCTCCTGGAGATGACCAGACAGACGGAGAACATATCCCCAGGGGGAATGAGGGAGAAGCGacgggagggaatgagaggagaggataagagacagggaggggaggggaaagagagggggcatGAAAAGGAAAataagagagagatgaggcaggGAATGGAGAGTAAGAGACCTTACCGTCGGACTATATTTGGCATGGAGCTGTCCTTCCCTGAAAATGAAGTGCCTGTTGACCGGGAAGTGGTAGAGAGTCATCTAGAACCCAGTGTTCGTATTAAACAACAGCACAGTGAGTCTGAGAAATATGTTAACATGGGACTGCCTAATGGTGTATATGGTGAGAGACCGTTTAAGTATAAACCAGAGTCAGACGTGGAGACTTCGGCGGTGGAGACTTCGGCGGTGGAAACTTCGGCGGTGGGGACTTCGGCGGTGGGGACTTCGGCGGTGGGGACTTCGGCGGTGGGGACTTCGGCGGTGGAGACTTTGGCGGTGGAGACTTCGGCGGTGGAGACTTCGGGGGTGGAGACTTCTGCGGTGGAGACTTTAAAAGTGGAAACTTTTGAAGTGGAGCCTTCAGAGGTAGACCCTTCAGATGCAAAGCCTTTAGACTCCAAACGTTCAGTAGTAGAGCCTTCTGACATAGAGCCTTTAGAAGTAGAGCCTTCAGACGTGAAGGTTTTAGAAGGTCCCAGTGAGCAGACTGACCCAGAGTTGGATGGTCCAGCCTTGGAGATGGAGGAGTGTCCACTGAAACTGTTCCACATCTACGCCAAACTTTCCAAAGGGACAGCTGCTAAGGAACTACTTTCTAGAGAAAGTGAATTCACAGTGACAGAGGCGGGACCAGACTCAAACACTCAG GGTGAACAGACCAAGCCAGGCAAGGCTCCAGTACGCTCCAAACACCTGCGCTTCCACTGCAGCCACTGCCAGAAACTCTTCAAGGGAGGCAACGTGGTGAGACACACCCTGGCCCACCTGAAGCTGAGAAAGACCAGGCTCAGCTGTGTCTTTTGCGGCAAACACTTCCAAAGGTACAACCGCGCCAGGGAACACGTTCTAGAGCACATAGAGGAACTGAGAACTTCCACAGCCAACATTAAGGTCAAACCCACTGTCAATGGGGAGACATATCCCTCAAAGAATATTAATCAAGCTTCAGAGAACGAAGCGAAACCTGTTGAGAACGTGACTGAGCCCTCGACTTCGACGGACCAGCCTCCTAAACCCAAACGTGTTAAAGCCAAGCCGGTGGTGAGCAAGCAGAGTAGAATCATCCAGAACCTGAGAAACCTGATCAGAAAGACCCAGAACCAGAAGTGTAAAATGGACATGGACAACCTGAAGTCTGTGGAAGTGACTGATGAACAGGTGACTGTGAAAGACAAAGTGGTGATTGTGAGAGAGGTGGTGCCtgggaaggagacagagggaggagaggacaaggagagcgagggaggagaggaggaggggaagcagAAGCAGTACCACCTGTGTCCTTCAGAGGGCTGTGACAGCATCTTTATGAAGATTGGCCCATCGCTGCTGAGACACGCTGTCACCTACCACATGGAGGACGCAGCCGTCCTGGACAAGACCTTCCAGTGGGGGAAGGGGAAGTGCCAGATCTGCCAGAG GCTCTTGTTGGTGATTGAGCACTACAGAGACCACATGAAGCTCCACGATGCTCCTCTAAAACATGCGTGTCTCCACACGAACTGTGACCAACGCTTCAAGACTGCCCAGGAGCTCAAAGACCACATAGACACCCACCGCCCTCTCCAGGCCCCCTGTGGGTACTCCGGCTGTAGGGAGATcttctttaccctcccctctctccacgaCCACGAGTGGAGGCACTATACCCAGCCCCAGTCTAAAGACGAGCTGGAGCAGGGCGCTACCACAGAGCTGAGCCCTGAGGGCGAGGCCCCCTGGAAACAGAGGGCGAAGAGCCAGGATGTGACAGTGCACGggtggagggggcagagggaAACGCCTACTCCCAAAAGCAGGCGCTCTGATCCGCATGAGAAGTGCCTTCACTGTAACAG GTACCTGTGGAACCACCAGCACTTCCTAGAACACATGAAGATCCATGATGCTCCTCTGAAACAGGTGTGTCTCCACCTGAACTGTGGCCAGCGCTTCTACAGAACCCACTTACTCTGGGAGCACATGGATACGCACCTGCCTCTCCAAGCCCCCTGTGGGTACTCCGGCTGTGGGCTGAtcttctcccgtctcccctctctccacgaCCATGAGTGGAGGCATTACATCCAGGGCCAGCCTAATGACGAGCTGACAGAGGAGCAGAGCGCATCCAAAGAGGAGGGGCAGACTCCGGAGTCAGACACCAACGGTAACGACTATGACGGCCCAATGGAGACTCCAGGCACTGTTCAAGGTGCTGTCACCACACCTCCCAATCATTGCACACTGAAACTCATCAACGGCCATGATGAAAAGGATAAGAAAGACAAAGCCCCCGAGACAGCCGTCCCTGCCACCACTACCACCTCTCCCACACCCCCATCCCAAACCACCACATCCACACACCCCCATCCCAGAATCCTCCAAAACATCACTGAGCCTATGACCATGAGGGACGTGGACAATATCGTCAGTTTGGCTCAGGTGGTGCCTGGCGGAGAGGAACCGGTTATCGCGGAACACAAGACCTTCAAACAAGAGGATCCTTCCTACCTAACACTGGCCAAAGCTCCCCTCATCCGCCCGCCCCCCTCCACATACCTGACCGAGGCAGCCCTCAGCATGCGCAAGCGCAGGAAGCCCAGTGAGGTCACTTCCTGCGGGCCTGGCAAAAAGAGTAAGGCTGCGGTAAAGAGGAGTGTGGTGGGGAAGAAGGAGGTGGTGGCTGAGAAGGAGGCCCCTCAAAGACAGCGCTGCTCCAAGTGTTTCTCCTCCTTCACTAGCACCGAGGAACTGGAGAAACATCTCTCCCAAAATACCTGCTCCTCCCTCTTCAGCTTCGACTCCGATGACGACA GTTag
- the LOC135519192 gene encoding zinc finger protein 654-like isoform X1, with protein MAEGESDLETDRLELELETLYIYSNDNCSVQSKEYCSEFCKLVEVHTGRWQVPLPQLKVLRTALTCFTRATVAYPDDCQHVNYALSSLALSFFELMLFFGKEEFLEAPLRDILASFQACHRRLLRHRNVYLLQVRQIIKDGGPWERPALQSILKDTALTQTEVEKYLSSEKPMFFELRVRYLQACERVQEAMALAKCCLEHPEVWRHLFFHQAYLTCLCKASLHQHLHEEMAEIDGRDAVEIICNAESQEKDELLLSLCKAFLSQRLHNGDMYYIWDLVFLWSRLYLRAHPSKQGFLSECRQLMLSAINASAIFPFIKVITAEMGSEGVPLCVELCATALQTDLQSDPVTRCLLCKTMAFLLPRDLEVCRLCALLVFCLERSMEAYKTMYLLYTYPDEEPHPQHTHVRTNIRFYILQVLKEGLFFDPEFWNLLTLRTHCLELMTDKATRDALNELKEEEELEEVEEEWIPSYWMEEETCRIHTDASHLHPHTNTALESSDTVGQEPEEVLNGDAPESQTEDFPVRRRRRKRRWRRRKCRSDIEYADDPDIKYSLIHNLSSESSTKLPANRQREYLARHVKNKILKRRSRKPRWLLLEMTRQTENISPGGMREKRREGMRGEDKRQGGEGKERGHEKENKREMRQGMESKRPYRRTIFGMELSFPENEVPVDREVVESHLEPSVRIKQQHSESEKYVNMGLPNGVYGERPFKYKPESDVETSAVETSAVETSAVGTSAVGTSAVGTSAVGTSAVETLAVETSAVETSGVETSAVETLKVETFEVEPSEVDPSDAKPLDSKRSVVEPSDIEPLEVEPSDVKVLEGPSEQTDPELDGPALEMEECPLKLFHIYAKLSKGTAAKELLSRESEFTVTEAGPDSNTQGEQTKPGKAPVRSKHLRFHCSHCQKLFKGGNVVRHTLAHLKLRKTRLSCVFCGKHFQRYNRAREHVLEHIEELRTSTANIKVKPTVNGETYPSKNINQASENEAKPVENVTEPSTSTDQPPKPKRVKAKPVVSKQSRIIQNLRNLIRKTQNQKCKMDMDNLKSVEVTDEQVTVKDKVVIVREVVPGKETEGGEDKESEGGEEEGKQKQYHLCPSEGCDSIFMKIGPSLLRHAVTYHMEDAAVLDKTFQWGKGKCQICQRLLLVIEHYRDHMKLHDAPLKHACLHTNCDQRFKTAQELKDHIDTHRPLQAPCGYSGCREIFFTLPSLHDHEWRHYTQPQSKDELEQGATTELSPEGEAPWKQRAKSQDVTVHGWRGQRETPTPKSRRSDPHEKCLHCNRYLWNHQHFLEHMKIHDAPLKQVCLHLNCGQRFYRTHLLWEHMDTHLPLQAPCGYSGCGLIFSRLPSLHDHEWRHYIQGQPNDELTEEQSASKEEGQTPESDTNGNDYDGPMETPGTVQGAVTTPPNHCTLKLINGHDEKDKKDKAPETAVPATTTTSPTPPSQTTTSTHPHPRILQNITEPMTMRDVDNIVSLAQVVPGGEEPVIAEHKTFKQEDPSYLTLAKAPLIRPPPSTYLTEAALSMRKRRKPSEVTSCGPGKKSKAAVKRSVVGKKEVVAEKEAPQRQRCSKCFSSFTSTEELEKHLSQNTCSSLFSFDSDDDSE; from the exons ATGGCGGAGGGGGAAAGTGATTTGGAAACAGACAGGCTAGAATTGGAACTGGAGACTTTATACATATACTCTAACGACAACTGTTCAGTACAAAGCAAAGAATACTGCTCCGAGTTTTGTAAG CTGGTAGAGGTGCACACAGGGAGATGGCAGGTGCCGCTGCCCCAGCTGAAGGTGCTGCGGACGGCTCTGACCTGCTTCACCAGAGCCACTGTTGCCTACCCCGATGACTGTCAGCACGTCAATTATGCTCTCAGCAGCTTGGCTTT GAGCTTCTTTGAGCTGATGTTGTTCTTCGGGAAAGAGGAGTTCCTAGAGGCCCCCCTGAGGGACATATTAGCCTCTTTTCAG GCCTGTCATCGCCGCCTGCTGAGACACAGGAACGTGTACCTGCTGCAGGTGAGGCAGATCATCAAAGATGGTGGTCCCTGGGAGAGACCCGCTCTGCAATCCATCCTGAAAGACACAGCCCTCACACAGACAGAAG tGGAAAAGTATTTGAGCTCAGAGAAGCCAATGTTCTTTGAGCTGCGTGTGCGGTACCTGCAGGCCTGTGAGCGCGTGCAGGAGGCCATGGCCCTGGCTAAGTGCTGCCTGGAGCACCCAGAGGTGTGGAGGCACCTGTTCTTCCACCAGGCCTACCTCACATGCCTGTGCAAGGCTTCACTACATCAACACCTGCACGAGGAG ATGGCTGAGATAGATGGCAGAGACGCAGTAGAGATAATCTGTAATGCAGAGAGCCAGGAGAAAGATGAGCTGCTGCTGTCTCTGTGCAAAGCCTTCCTCAGCCAACGGCTACACAACGGAGACATGTACTACATCTG GGATCTGGTGTTCTTGTGGAGCAGACTGTACCTCAGGGCCCATCCCTCTAAGCAGGGATTCCTGTCTGAGTGTCGCCAGCTGATGCTCTCCGCCATCAACGCCAGCGCCATCTTCCCCTTCATCAAAGTCATCACAGCAGAG ATGGGTAGTGAGGGAGTGCCATTGTGTGTGGAGCTTTGTGCTACAGCGTTACAGACAGACCTCCAGTCTGACCCTGTAACACGCTGTCTACTGTGTAAGACCATGGCCTTCCTGCTCCCCAGGGACCTGGAGGTATGTCGCCTCTGTGCCTTGCTGGTGTTCTGTCTGGAACGTAGCATGGAGGCCTACAAGACCATGTATCTGCTCTACACATACCCCGATGAGGAGCCACACCCCCAGCACACCCATGTCAGAACCAACATCCGCTTCTATATCCTACAG GTGCTGAAGGAAGGTCTGTTCTTTGACCCAGAGTTCTGGAATCTGCTGACCCTGAGAACCCACTGTCTGGAGCTGATGACTGACAAGGCCACGAGGGATGCTCTAAATGAgctgaaggaggaagaggagttggaagaggtggaggaggagtggataCCAAGCtactggatggaggaggagacatGCAGAATACACACAGATGCCTCCCACCTCcacccacacactaacacagCACTAGAGAGCTCTGACACTGTAGGTCAGGAACCCGAAGAGGTATTGAATGGGGATGCTCCTGAGTCACAGACAGAGGACTtccctgtgaggaggaggaggaggaagaggaggtggaggagaagaaagTGTAGGTCAGATATTGAGTATGCTGACGACCCAGACATTAAGTACTCCCTCATTCACAATCTCAGTTCTGAAAGCTCCACCAAGCTACCGGCCAATCGGCAGAGAGAATACCTGGCAAGACATGTGAAGAACAAGATCCTGAAGAGACGCAGCAGGAAACCAAGATGGCTGCTCCTGGAGATGACCAGACAGACGGAGAACATATCCCCAGGGGGAATGAGGGAGAAGCGacgggagggaatgagaggagaggataagagacagggaggggaggggaaagagagggggcatGAAAAGGAAAataagagagagatgaggcaggGAATGGAGAGTAAGAGACCTTACCGTCGGACTATATTTGGCATGGAGCTGTCCTTCCCTGAAAATGAAGTGCCTGTTGACCGGGAAGTGGTAGAGAGTCATCTAGAACCCAGTGTTCGTATTAAACAACAGCACAGTGAGTCTGAGAAATATGTTAACATGGGACTGCCTAATGGTGTATATGGTGAGAGACCGTTTAAGTATAAACCAGAGTCAGACGTGGAGACTTCGGCGGTGGAGACTTCGGCGGTGGAAACTTCGGCGGTGGGGACTTCGGCGGTGGGGACTTCGGCGGTGGGGACTTCGGCGGTGGGGACTTCGGCGGTGGAGACTTTGGCGGTGGAGACTTCGGCGGTGGAGACTTCGGGGGTGGAGACTTCTGCGGTGGAGACTTTAAAAGTGGAAACTTTTGAAGTGGAGCCTTCAGAGGTAGACCCTTCAGATGCAAAGCCTTTAGACTCCAAACGTTCAGTAGTAGAGCCTTCTGACATAGAGCCTTTAGAAGTAGAGCCTTCAGACGTGAAGGTTTTAGAAGGTCCCAGTGAGCAGACTGACCCAGAGTTGGATGGTCCAGCCTTGGAGATGGAGGAGTGTCCACTGAAACTGTTCCACATCTACGCCAAACTTTCCAAAGGGACAGCTGCTAAGGAACTACTTTCTAGAGAAAGTGAATTCACAGTGACAGAGGCGGGACCAGACTCAAACACTCAG GGTGAACAGACCAAGCCAGGCAAGGCTCCAGTACGCTCCAAACACCTGCGCTTCCACTGCAGCCACTGCCAGAAACTCTTCAAGGGAGGCAACGTGGTGAGACACACCCTGGCCCACCTGAAGCTGAGAAAGACCAGGCTCAGCTGTGTCTTTTGCGGCAAACACTTCCAAAGGTACAACCGCGCCAGGGAACACGTTCTAGAGCACATAGAGGAACTGAGAACTTCCACAGCCAACATTAAGGTCAAACCCACTGTCAATGGGGAGACATATCCCTCAAAGAATATTAATCAAGCTTCAGAGAACGAAGCGAAACCTGTTGAGAACGTGACTGAGCCCTCGACTTCGACGGACCAGCCTCCTAAACCCAAACGTGTTAAAGCCAAGCCGGTGGTGAGCAAGCAGAGTAGAATCATCCAGAACCTGAGAAACCTGATCAGAAAGACCCAGAACCAGAAGTGTAAAATGGACATGGACAACCTGAAGTCTGTGGAAGTGACTGATGAACAGGTGACTGTGAAAGACAAAGTGGTGATTGTGAGAGAGGTGGTGCCtgggaaggagacagagggaggagaggacaaggagagcgagggaggagaggaggaggggaagcagAAGCAGTACCACCTGTGTCCTTCAGAGGGCTGTGACAGCATCTTTATGAAGATTGGCCCATCGCTGCTGAGACACGCTGTCACCTACCACATGGAGGACGCAGCCGTCCTGGACAAGACCTTCCAGTGGGGGAAGGGGAAGTGCCAGATCTGCCAGAG GCTCTTGTTGGTGATTGAGCACTACAGAGACCACATGAAGCTCCACGATGCTCCTCTAAAACATGCGTGTCTCCACACGAACTGTGACCAACGCTTCAAGACTGCCCAGGAGCTCAAAGACCACATAGACACCCACCGCCCTCTCCAGGCCCCCTGTGGGTACTCCGGCTGTAGGGAGATcttctttaccctcccctctctccacgaCCACGAGTGGAGGCACTATACCCAGCCCCAGTCTAAAGACGAGCTGGAGCAGGGCGCTACCACAGAGCTGAGCCCTGAGGGCGAGGCCCCCTGGAAACAGAGGGCGAAGAGCCAGGATGTGACAGTGCACGggtggagggggcagagggaAACGCCTACTCCCAAAAGCAGGCGCTCTGATCCGCATGAGAAGTGCCTTCACTGTAACAG GTACCTGTGGAACCACCAGCACTTCCTAGAACACATGAAGATCCATGATGCTCCTCTGAAACAGGTGTGTCTCCACCTGAACTGTGGCCAGCGCTTCTACAGAACCCACTTACTCTGGGAGCACATGGATACGCACCTGCCTCTCCAAGCCCCCTGTGGGTACTCCGGCTGTGGGCTGAtcttctcccgtctcccctctctccacgaCCATGAGTGGAGGCATTACATCCAGGGCCAGCCTAATGACGAGCTGACAGAGGAGCAGAGCGCATCCAAAGAGGAGGGGCAGACTCCGGAGTCAGACACCAACGGTAACGACTATGACGGCCCAATGGAGACTCCAGGCACTGTTCAAGGTGCTGTCACCACACCTCCCAATCATTGCACACTGAAACTCATCAACGGCCATGATGAAAAGGATAAGAAAGACAAAGCCCCCGAGACAGCCGTCCCTGCCACCACTACCACCTCTCCCACACCCCCATCCCAAACCACCACATCCACACACCCCCATCCCAGAATCCTCCAAAACATCACTGAGCCTATGACCATGAGGGACGTGGACAATATCGTCAGTTTGGCTCAGGTGGTGCCTGGCGGAGAGGAACCGGTTATCGCGGAACACAAGACCTTCAAACAAGAGGATCCTTCCTACCTAACACTGGCCAAAGCTCCCCTCATCCGCCCGCCCCCCTCCACATACCTGACCGAGGCAGCCCTCAGCATGCGCAAGCGCAGGAAGCCCAGTGAGGTCACTTCCTGCGGGCCTGGCAAAAAGAGTAAGGCTGCGGTAAAGAGGAGTGTGGTGGGGAAGAAGGAGGTGGTGGCTGAGAAGGAGGCCCCTCAAAGACAGCGCTGCTCCAAGTGTTTCTCCTCCTTCACTAGCACCGAGGAACTGGAGAAACATCTCTCCCAAAATACCTGCTCCTCCCTCTTCAGCTTCGACTCCGATGACGACAGTGAGTAG